One genomic window of Comamonas antarctica includes the following:
- a CDS encoding FMN-binding negative transcriptional regulator, which translates to MYIPPHFSETRPAELARLIAQHPLGALVTQRPQGLDAEHLPFVFDAHAGACGRLTAHVARANPLWQECAPGTPALVIFRAAEGYVSPGWYPSKHEAHRQVPTWNYEVVHAHGRLTIRDDERFVRALVGRLTKRHEAAQPQPWKMADSAPEFIDELLGAIVGIEIEVSALVGKRKLGQNKAPRDRLGAAEALAAQGNAALAQAMRAAGLSSTSS; encoded by the coding sequence ATGTATATTCCCCCGCATTTTTCCGAAACCCGCCCCGCGGAACTGGCGCGCCTGATCGCGCAGCACCCGCTGGGCGCGCTGGTCACGCAGCGCCCGCAAGGGCTCGATGCCGAGCACCTGCCCTTTGTGTTCGACGCGCACGCGGGCGCCTGCGGCCGGCTCACGGCGCATGTGGCGCGCGCCAATCCGCTGTGGCAGGAGTGCGCGCCGGGCACGCCGGCGCTGGTGATCTTCCGCGCGGCCGAGGGCTATGTCTCGCCCGGCTGGTATCCCAGCAAGCACGAGGCGCACCGCCAGGTGCCGACCTGGAACTACGAAGTGGTGCACGCCCACGGCCGGCTGACCATCCGCGATGACGAGCGCTTCGTGCGCGCCCTGGTCGGCCGGCTGACCAAGCGCCATGAGGCCGCGCAGCCGCAGCCATGGAAGATGGCGGATTCGGCGCCGGAGTTCATCGACGAGCTGCTGGGCGCGATTGTCGGCATCGAGATCGAAGTCAGCGCGCTGGTCGGCAAGCGCAAGCTGGGCCAGAACAAGGCGCCGCGGGACCGCCTGGGCGCGGCCGAGGCGCTGGCCGCGCAGGGCAATGCGGCGCTGGCGCAGGCGATGCGCGCCGCTGGGCTCAGCTCGACGTCTTCATGA
- a CDS encoding DMT family transporter — MAWIYLVVAGLFEIVWAFTMKLSEGFTKLGYSAITLIAMVISFGLLSLAMRTLPLGTAYTIWTGIGAVGAFVAGIVALGEAASPMRILAAVLIVTGLVIMKTSS; from the coding sequence ATGGCTTGGATCTATCTCGTGGTGGCAGGACTGTTTGAAATCGTCTGGGCGTTCACCATGAAGCTCTCGGAAGGCTTCACCAAGCTCGGCTACTCGGCCATCACCCTGATTGCCATGGTCATCAGCTTCGGCCTGCTGTCACTGGCCATGCGCACGCTGCCGCTGGGCACCGCCTACACCATCTGGACCGGCATTGGCGCCGTCGGCGCCTTCGTGGCGGGCATCGTGGCGCTCGGCGAGGCCGCAAGCCCGATGCGCATCCTGGCCGCGGTGCTGATCGTCACCGGCCTGGTGATCATGAAGACGTCGAGCTGA
- a CDS encoding autotransporter outer membrane beta-barrel domain-containing protein: MSLLQRGAWTPRATLARVATGLAYAGCVQAQTYVTPSGTYGPGAFTDAFQFFGTHGVIQGGTTIYPKIPYPFGAGGAGLSVAGGGSAQLNPDLGPQPGDIVIQSDYRLGAPNDALYVANGTLTVLGSADPARITYAMGHGQTVHGIYIPGETGPSIFVGARMYLSADGQDANAIRGYGVYSNAAVTDSTLVATGASAGHGIRLWDKAAATLTHSTVSTTGASGHGIFLSGAATAVTQQSSIATQGQGAIAAYVMGAGSSLTMTGGALTTTKASAHAAYVASGGAFSATDTAIASALGVGVWSLGTQVNLSRGSVSGGSYAAFIQDGATFAANGTSFTAGAAATRGVQSAGSNLDLTDVTVNTTASSNYGVYAYTGGTLQARRLSVNTAGQNGYGIRLVGLASADISGLTVRTSGAGAHGAVFEGGTAAYTGSDFDIATTGGGIGLYAWQKSATTLAGGQIDTGAAANAHGLYITNASVELKSNAQGAGVGVTTGGASANAAVIGASGRLDATNASLRARGANAAGLYLFGVTDSATANAIASGSVGTAPDAPANEDGSPGVAAAMATVPSLAEPSGGTEAVTLNSSSVVSDAGSAIRVLGPNATIALNRSAISGVVAFQVQGLTNGGVSSPGVATLNADASTLTGSALTEAGSQSTLNLANGSRWDMTGSSNLSSLGNDASAIWFSPPTAGAFKTLTVGNYAGQNGAAIGLNTYLGADGSPSDRLVIEGGAASGLTSLRITNAGGSGALTVANGIQVVGTVNGASTAASAFVLNHRVVQGPYEYQLFRGTADASDPQGWYLRSEAVEPPAPPDPPGPPTPPAPPTPAPPPPPPPDPKPLFRPEVSAYLSNQRQAAGMFVHSLHDRLGEPQYIEGQTIESQDPKRRSAWLRVVGKKGGSTSKDGNFDVDTRSTLIQGGGDLAQWRTGDAHGRYHLGGMIGYGTTTSDASAALNPARAQGETKGWSVGLYGTWYQNDEDKLGWYTDVWGLYGWYKNAVRGDTLPEVKYNADSLSLSGEAGYAAKLRNDWVVEPQAQVIYVKYSEDEIAEPNGTKVSGSRGSGWIARLGVRLHRTWVSESGRKTQPYLTLNWWHDKMHNQMAFNAIEVNDLYPRERYEAKLGLNADLSKGWTAWGNVGYQWGDQNFRATSLRVGAKYNW, encoded by the coding sequence ATGTCTTTGCTGCAGCGTGGTGCGTGGACCCCCCGGGCCACCCTGGCACGGGTTGCCACGGGTCTGGCCTATGCCGGTTGCGTTCAGGCCCAAACCTATGTCACTCCATCGGGCACCTACGGGCCGGGCGCCTTCACCGATGCGTTCCAGTTCTTCGGCACCCATGGCGTGATACAGGGCGGCACGACCATCTATCCGAAAATCCCGTATCCATTCGGCGCCGGAGGCGCGGGATTGTCCGTCGCAGGCGGCGGCTCGGCCCAGCTGAACCCAGACCTCGGCCCCCAACCCGGCGACATTGTGATCCAGTCGGACTACCGCTTGGGGGCCCCCAACGATGCGCTGTACGTGGCCAATGGCACGCTGACGGTCCTGGGCAGCGCCGACCCAGCGCGAATCACCTACGCCATGGGACACGGGCAGACGGTGCACGGCATCTACATCCCCGGCGAGACCGGCCCTTCCATTTTCGTGGGCGCGCGCATGTACCTGTCGGCCGACGGGCAGGACGCCAATGCGATTCGTGGCTACGGGGTGTATTCCAATGCCGCCGTGACCGATTCGACGCTGGTGGCTACGGGCGCGAGCGCTGGCCACGGGATCCGCTTGTGGGACAAGGCCGCCGCCACGCTCACCCATTCGACGGTCAGCACGACAGGCGCCAGCGGGCATGGCATCTTTCTGAGTGGTGCCGCCACGGCGGTGACCCAGCAAAGCAGCATTGCCACGCAAGGGCAGGGCGCCATCGCGGCCTATGTCATGGGAGCCGGCTCGTCGCTGACGATGACCGGCGGCGCGCTGACCACCACCAAGGCCAGCGCGCACGCTGCCTACGTGGCCAGCGGCGGCGCCTTCAGCGCGACCGATACGGCCATTGCCAGCGCATTGGGCGTCGGGGTCTGGTCGCTGGGAACGCAAGTGAATCTTTCGCGCGGCTCCGTATCGGGTGGCTCCTATGCCGCCTTCATCCAGGACGGGGCGACGTTTGCCGCCAACGGCACCAGCTTCACCGCCGGCGCCGCGGCGACACGCGGCGTGCAGTCGGCCGGGTCGAACCTCGATCTGACCGATGTGACGGTGAACACGACGGCAAGCAGCAACTATGGCGTCTACGCCTATACCGGGGGCACCCTCCAGGCACGCCGGCTGAGTGTCAACACCGCCGGCCAGAACGGCTACGGCATCCGGTTGGTCGGTCTCGCTTCTGCCGACATCTCGGGCCTGACGGTGCGTACGTCGGGCGCGGGGGCGCACGGCGCGGTCTTCGAAGGCGGCACCGCCGCATACACCGGCAGTGACTTCGACATTGCAACCACGGGCGGTGGCATCGGACTCTATGCCTGGCAGAAAAGCGCAACGACCCTCGCGGGCGGGCAGATCGACACGGGCGCCGCAGCAAATGCGCATGGTTTGTACATCACCAACGCCTCGGTCGAGCTGAAGTCCAATGCCCAGGGTGCGGGCGTCGGCGTCACCACGGGCGGCGCCAGCGCGAATGCGGCGGTCATCGGCGCCAGCGGGCGCCTGGATGCGACCAACGCCAGCCTGCGCGCGCGCGGCGCCAATGCCGCCGGGCTGTACCTGTTCGGCGTCACGGACAGCGCGACGGCCAATGCGATTGCCAGCGGGAGTGTCGGAACCGCGCCCGACGCTCCGGCCAACGAAGATGGCAGCCCGGGCGTTGCGGCGGCGATGGCAACGGTCCCGTCGCTGGCCGAACCGTCGGGCGGCACCGAGGCCGTCACGCTCAACAGCAGTTCCGTCGTGTCTGACGCGGGCTCCGCCATCCGGGTCCTGGGTCCGAATGCGACGATTGCGTTGAACCGCTCCGCCATCAGCGGGGTCGTCGCCTTTCAGGTGCAGGGGCTCACCAACGGCGGCGTCTCGTCGCCCGGCGTGGCGACTCTCAATGCCGACGCTTCGACGCTGACCGGCTCTGCGCTGACCGAGGCGGGCAGCCAGTCCACGCTGAATCTTGCGAATGGCAGCCGGTGGGACATGACGGGCAGCTCCAACCTCAGCAGCCTCGGCAACGACGCCAGCGCCATCTGGTTCAGTCCGCCGACAGCGGGTGCCTTCAAGACGCTCACCGTGGGCAACTACGCAGGCCAGAACGGCGCAGCCATCGGCTTGAACACCTACCTGGGTGCTGACGGTTCGCCCTCCGACCGATTGGTCATCGAGGGGGGCGCCGCCAGCGGCCTCACCAGCTTGCGTATCACCAATGCCGGTGGCTCCGGCGCCCTCACCGTGGCCAACGGTATCCAGGTGGTCGGCACCGTGAATGGTGCGTCGACTGCTGCGTCGGCATTCGTACTCAACCACCGCGTGGTGCAAGGACCGTATGAGTACCAGCTGTTTCGCGGAACAGCCGACGCCAGCGACCCGCAAGGCTGGTATCTGCGTTCCGAGGCCGTGGAACCACCGGCGCCGCCCGATCCCCCTGGTCCTCCCACGCCGCCCGCGCCGCCCACGCCTGCTCCTCCGCCCCCGCCGCCGCCAGACCCCAAGCCGCTGTTTCGGCCCGAAGTCAGCGCCTATCTGTCCAACCAGCGGCAAGCGGCCGGCATGTTCGTGCACAGCCTGCATGACCGCCTGGGCGAGCCGCAATACATCGAGGGCCAGACGATTGAAAGCCAGGACCCCAAACGGCGTTCCGCCTGGCTGCGTGTGGTCGGCAAGAAAGGCGGCTCCACCAGCAAGGACGGCAATTTCGATGTGGACACCCGCAGCACGCTGATCCAGGGCGGCGGCGACCTGGCGCAATGGCGTACCGGGGACGCACATGGCCGTTATCATCTCGGCGGGATGATCGGCTATGGCACGACCACGAGCGACGCCAGCGCGGCTTTGAATCCCGCCCGTGCCCAAGGCGAAACCAAGGGCTGGAGCGTGGGGCTTTACGGCACCTGGTACCAGAACGATGAAGACAAACTGGGCTGGTATACCGATGTCTGGGGCTTGTATGGCTGGTACAAGAACGCGGTGCGCGGCGACACCTTGCCCGAGGTGAAATACAACGCCGATTCGCTGAGCCTTTCAGGTGAAGCCGGTTATGCCGCCAAACTGCGCAACGACTGGGTGGTGGAGCCGCAAGCGCAAGTCATCTATGTCAAATACAGCGAAGACGAGATTGCCGAGCCCAACGGTACCAAGGTCAGCGGTAGCCGCGGCAGCGGCTGGATTGCCCGGCTTGGCGTTCGGCTGCACCGTACCTGGGTCAGTGAATCAGGGCGTAAAACGCAGCCCTATCTCACGCTGAACTGGTGGCATGACAAGATGCACAACCAGATGGCCTTCAATGCCATCGAAGTCAATGACTTGTATCCGCGCGAGCGGTATGAAGCCAAACTCGGATTGAACGCGGACCTCAGCAAAGGCTGGACAGCCTGGGGCAACGTGGGTTACCAGTGGGGCGATCAAAACTTCCGGGCCACGAGCTTGCGTGTCGGGGCAAAGTACAACTGGTAG
- a CDS encoding PLP-dependent aminotransferase family protein yields the protein MGQLHSKPGRSPGANGGGRRVYALLRAQLADGTLAAGARLPSTRALAADLGVARNTVSVAYEQLAAEGFLDTARGRAARVAAPLVTAARSAARARPLDAARLSAFGRRVAQMALPPAPAAPAARIDFRYGAVAARDFPTLAWKRAYQAELLRQQPHLYYAAPEGEAALRQALPGYLRRARGLNCTAAQILVVQGTQQAIDLCARLLLEPGNAFAFEDPGYAMARHGLEASGARLVPVPVDALGLETGALPADAQLRLAYATPSHQFPLGGVLPMGRRQQLLQWAQQQRSWIIEDDYDGEFRYGQRPIDALQAIDTEGRVIYLGSFSKALSPQLRLGYMVLPPSLVPLFAKAQRLAMRHAPVLEQRVLAALLDSGAYERHVRRLRRENERRRSALLGAIERHLPADARVSGSAAGLHVVLWLPFLRPADEPRLVAAARGEGIGVYPVSPLFVRPPGAMAPRPAGLILGYASLTLAQIDEGIERLARAIADVTGA from the coding sequence ATGGGCCAGTTGCATTCCAAGCCGGGCCGCAGTCCGGGTGCCAACGGCGGCGGCCGGCGTGTCTATGCGCTGCTGCGCGCCCAGCTGGCCGATGGCACGCTCGCCGCCGGCGCGCGGCTGCCTTCGACGCGCGCGCTCGCGGCCGACCTCGGGGTGGCGCGCAATACCGTGAGCGTGGCCTATGAGCAGCTTGCGGCCGAAGGTTTTCTCGACACCGCGCGGGGCCGCGCAGCGCGCGTGGCCGCGCCGCTGGTCACCGCAGCGCGCAGCGCTGCCCGCGCCCGGCCGCTCGATGCCGCGCGCCTGTCGGCATTTGGGCGGCGCGTCGCGCAGATGGCGTTGCCGCCCGCGCCGGCCGCGCCAGCGGCACGCATTGATTTCCGCTACGGCGCCGTAGCCGCGCGCGACTTTCCCACGCTGGCCTGGAAGCGCGCCTACCAGGCCGAGCTGCTGCGCCAGCAGCCGCACCTGTACTACGCCGCGCCCGAGGGCGAGGCCGCCTTGCGCCAGGCGCTGCCGGGCTACCTGCGCCGCGCGCGCGGCCTGAACTGCACGGCGGCGCAGATCCTCGTGGTGCAGGGCACGCAACAGGCCATCGACCTGTGCGCACGGCTGCTGCTGGAGCCCGGCAACGCGTTTGCGTTCGAGGACCCGGGCTATGCGATGGCACGCCATGGCCTTGAAGCCAGCGGCGCGCGGCTGGTGCCCGTGCCCGTCGATGCGCTGGGCCTGGAGACCGGCGCCTTGCCGGCCGATGCGCAGCTGCGGCTGGCCTATGCCACGCCCTCGCACCAGTTCCCGCTCGGCGGCGTACTGCCCATGGGCCGGCGCCAGCAGCTGCTGCAATGGGCGCAGCAGCAGCGCAGCTGGATCATCGAGGACGACTACGATGGGGAATTCCGCTATGGCCAACGCCCGATCGACGCGCTGCAGGCCATCGACACCGAGGGCCGGGTGATCTATCTGGGCAGCTTCTCCAAGGCGCTGTCGCCGCAGCTGCGCCTGGGCTACATGGTGCTGCCGCCCAGCCTGGTGCCGCTGTTTGCCAAGGCCCAGCGCCTGGCCATGCGCCATGCGCCGGTGCTCGAGCAGCGCGTGCTGGCCGCGCTGCTCGACAGCGGCGCCTATGAACGCCATGTGCGCCGCCTGCGCCGCGAGAACGAGCGCCGGCGCAGCGCGCTGCTTGGCGCCATCGAGCGCCACCTGCCCGCCGACGCCCGCGTGTCGGGCAGCGCCGCGGGCCTGCATGTCGTGCTGTGGCTGCCGTTCCTGCGCCCCGCTGACGAGCCGCGGCTGGTGGCTGCGGCGCGCGGCGAGGGTATCGGCGTCTATCCGGTATCGCCGCTGTTCGTGCGCCCGCCAGGCGCCATGGCACCGCGGCCCGCGGGCCTGATCCTCGGCTATGCGAGCCTGACGCTGGCGCAGATCGACGAAGGCATCGAGCGGCTGGCACGCGCCATTGCCGATGTGACCGGCGCCTGA